From Chloroflexota bacterium, one genomic window encodes:
- the argB gene encoding acetylglutamate kinase, which translates to MQELEGLVPLEEAQVYIDRFAGKTVVVKLGGSALGSHDTTLEDVIILRKLGINTVLVHGGGSDISQWLRRIGKEARFVQGLRVTDAETIEVVLMVLAGKVNKELVAGLESRGGRAIGLSGIDGGLIRARRKNEQLGLVGEVVAINLAPLKAVIEAGYIAVVAPLGFGENGECLNINADTAAAEIAVALQGEKMIFLTDVPGISNRAGELIPYLTPSEARELITSKVVSGGMIPKVEACLRALDSVKRAHIIDGRVPHALLKELLTDRGIGTMISR; encoded by the coding sequence ATGCAAGAGCTGGAAGGGCTGGTTCCATTGGAAGAGGCCCAGGTCTATATCGATCGCTTCGCTGGGAAGACGGTCGTCGTGAAGCTGGGGGGAAGCGCTTTGGGCAGCCATGACACTACCCTGGAAGATGTAATAATCCTAAGGAAGCTTGGTATCAACACCGTTCTGGTGCACGGCGGTGGCTCTGATATCAGCCAGTGGCTGCGGCGGATCGGGAAGGAAGCTCGCTTCGTGCAGGGGTTGCGTGTCACTGATGCTGAGACGATCGAAGTGGTGCTCATGGTGCTCGCTGGTAAGGTCAACAAGGAGCTTGTTGCTGGACTGGAATCCCGCGGGGGTCGGGCTATCGGGCTAAGCGGCATCGATGGCGGGCTGATCCGTGCTCGTCGGAAGAACGAACAGCTGGGGTTGGTTGGCGAGGTGGTGGCCATCAATTTGGCTCCACTAAAGGCGGTCATTGAGGCTGGTTATATCGCTGTCGTGGCGCCTCTTGGCTTTGGCGAGAATGGGGAGTGTCTTAATATAAACGCTGATACAGCTGCTGCGGAGATTGCGGTAGCCCTTCAGGGTGAGAAGATGATCTTTCTCACCGACGTGCCTGGCATCAGCAACCGTGCCGGAGAGCTGATCCCTTATCTAACTCCAAGCGAGGCTAGGGAGCTAATCACCAGTAAAGTGGTCTCGGGGGGAATGATTCCTAAGGTGGAGGCCTGTCTGCGCGCTCTGGACAGCGTCAAACGGGCCCATATCATTGATGGGCGAGTGCCCCATGCCCTGCTTAAAGAGCTGCTCACCGACCGTGGCATCGGCACCATGATAAGCAGGTAG